The stretch of DNA GCCGGCATCCTCACAGACCTGCACCTCGACGCGGAGACGATCGCCACCGCGATCCTCCACGACACGATCGAGGACACGGTCGCGACGCCCGAGGAGATCGAGCGGCTGTTCGGTGCTTCGGTCGCGCGCCTCGTCGACGGCGTCACCAAGCTTTCGAAGATCGAAGCACAGACCGAAAACGAACGCGCCGCCGAAAACCTCCGCAAATTCCTCCTCGCGATGTCCGACGACATCCGCGTACTTCTCGTTAAACTTGCCGACCGCCTCCACAACATGCGCACGCTGCACCACATCGCCAAGCCCGAGAAGCGCCGTCGCATCGCCAAGGAGACGATGGACATCTACGCGCCGCTCGCCGAGCGGATCGGCATGTACGAGTTCATGCGCGAGATGCAGTCGCTGGCGTTCGAACAGCTCGAGCCAGAAGCGTCGGAATCGATCAATCGTCGCCTCGAACAGCTGAAGAAGGGCGACGGCGACCGGATCGCCAAGATCGCGTCGGGACTGAAGCTGGTGCTGTCGCGCGCCGGCGTCGAAGCGGATATTTCGGGGCGCGAAAAACACCCCTATTCGATCTTTCGGAAAATGTCCGAACGCCACATCAGCTTCGAACAACTGTCGGACGTGATGGCGTTCCGCGCGATCGTGCCCACAGAGGAGGATTGCTACCGGGTACTCGGGATCATCCACCAGCGCTGGCCGATGGTGCCGGGACGGTTCAAGGATTACATCTCGACGCCGAAGCGCAACGGCTATCGGTCGCTCCACACGTCGGTGATCCACGCCGACAGCGCGCGGATCGAGATCCAGATCCGTACCGCCGACATGCATGCACAGGCCGAGTTCGGCCTCGCCGCGCACTGGGCGTACAAACAGCAGATCAACGGCAGCGATCGTCAGGTGAGCTGGATCCGCGACCTCGTCGAAATCCTCGACACCGCCGAGAGCCCGGAAGAGCTGCTCGAGCACACGCGGATGGCGATGTACACCGATCGCATCTTCGCGTTCACGCCGAAGGGCGAGCTGATCCAGCTGCCCAAGGGGGCGACCTCGATCGATTTTGCGTACGCGGTGCACACCGATCTCGGCGACCAGGCGGTCGGCGCGAAGGTCAACGGCCGCGTCGTGCCGCTGTCGACGGTGATCGAGAATGGCGACCAAGTACAGATCCTGCGCTCGAAAGGCCAGTCGCCGCAGCCGCAATGGCTGAACGTCGCGACCACCGGCAAGGCGCTCGCCGCGATCCGTCGCCATCTGCGTCAGAAGGAGCGGGTCGAGCAGACTGCGCTCGGCCAGACGCTGTACGAGGATATCGTCACCCGCCTGCCCGCGCAGATCGGCACCGATGCGCTGAGCCACGCGCTGAAGCGGCTGAAACTGCCCGACGAATCGTCGCTGATGGTCGCGATCGCGCGGCGGACCTTGTCCGATGCGGCAGTGATGGAGGCGCTGATGCCGGGCTCGGCGGGTGCGGACGTGGCGCATGCGCTGGCGCCGCAATCGAGCGCGATCTCGATCAAGGGGTTGACCCCAGGCGTCGCCTACGATCTCGCGACGTGTTGCCATCCAGTGCCGGGCGACCGGATCGTCGGGTTGCGTCGGCCGGATGCGGGGATCGAGGTGCATGCGATCGACTGCCGCGTGCTCGCCGAGCTTGCCGAACGCTCCGAGAACGAGACCGACTGGGTCGACGTGGCGTGGGGCGACGAGACCGAGGGTGCGGTCGCGCGGATTTCGGTGATGGTGAAGAACGAGCCGGGCTCGCTCGGCATCGTCTCGACGATCATCGGCGGGCACAAGGCCAACATCATCAACCTGCGGCTCGA from Sphingomonas faeni encodes:
- a CDS encoding RelA/SpoT family protein → MLRQYELVDRVLDYDPDADEALLNRAYVFSMQAHGSQKRASGDPYFSHPIEVAGILTDLHLDAETIATAILHDTIEDTVATPEEIERLFGASVARLVDGVTKLSKIEAQTENERAAENLRKFLLAMSDDIRVLLVKLADRLHNMRTLHHIAKPEKRRRIAKETMDIYAPLAERIGMYEFMREMQSLAFEQLEPEASESINRRLEQLKKGDGDRIAKIASGLKLVLSRAGVEADISGREKHPYSIFRKMSERHISFEQLSDVMAFRAIVPTEEDCYRVLGIIHQRWPMVPGRFKDYISTPKRNGYRSLHTSVIHADSARIEIQIRTADMHAQAEFGLAAHWAYKQQINGSDRQVSWIRDLVEILDTAESPEELLEHTRMAMYTDRIFAFTPKGELIQLPKGATSIDFAYAVHTDLGDQAVGAKVNGRVVPLSTVIENGDQVQILRSKGQSPQPQWLNVATTGKALAAIRRHLRQKERVEQTALGQTLYEDIVTRLPAQIGTDALSHALKRLKLPDESSLMVAIARRTLSDAAVMEALMPGSAGADVAHALAPQSSAISIKGLTPGVAYDLATCCHPVPGDRIVGLRRPDAGIEVHAIDCRVLAELAERSENETDWVDVAWGDETEGAVARISVMVKNEPGSLGIVSTIIGGHKANIINLRLDTRDKSFHTNEIDVEVHDVQQLMRLMAGLRAADAVHTVERV